One part of the Brevundimonas sp. NIBR11 genome encodes these proteins:
- a CDS encoding carbonic anhydrase produces MTDESNDPLISGYRRFRADHWPEARAEYEALAAGQTPHTLIVACSDSRADPALIFDAAPGQLFVVRNVANLVPPYEPDGQLHGVSAALEFGVKVLKVSRIVVMGHAHCGGVAAMRNGAPESVQDFVSPWIAQGTPVVRHVAETVPANEVEQASEEAVVRLSIRNLRTFPWIAEREAAGTLELVGLHFGIAEGILRKLTGAPRFEPLS; encoded by the coding sequence ATGACCGACGAGTCCAATGACCCCCTGATCTCCGGCTATCGCCGTTTCCGCGCCGATCACTGGCCAGAAGCCCGCGCCGAGTATGAGGCCCTGGCCGCAGGCCAGACGCCCCACACGCTGATCGTGGCCTGTTCCGACAGCCGCGCGGACCCGGCGCTGATCTTCGACGCGGCCCCCGGCCAGCTGTTCGTGGTCCGTAACGTCGCCAACCTGGTCCCGCCCTACGAGCCGGACGGCCAGCTCCACGGCGTCTCTGCCGCGCTGGAGTTCGGCGTCAAGGTGCTGAAGGTCAGCCGCATCGTTGTCATGGGCCACGCCCATTGCGGCGGCGTCGCGGCCATGCGCAACGGCGCACCTGAAAGCGTTCAGGACTTCGTCTCCCCCTGGATCGCCCAAGGCACTCCCGTCGTCCGCCACGTCGCCGAAACCGTCCCCGCCAACGAGGTCGAGCAGGCGTCCGAAGAGGCGGTCGTCCGCCTCTCGATCCGCAACCTGCGCACCTTCCCCTGGATCGCCGAGCGCGAAGCCGCCGGGACCCTGGAGCTGGTCGGACTGCATTTCGGCATCGCCGAGGGCATCCTGCGCAAGTTGACAGGCGCGCCGCGGTTTGAACCGCTAAGCTAG